The Salvelinus namaycush isolate Seneca chromosome 13, SaNama_1.0, whole genome shotgun sequence genome includes a region encoding these proteins:
- the kif5c gene encoding kinesin heavy chain — MADAAECGVKVMCRFRPLNESETNRGDKYIPKFKGEDTVVITGKPYVFDRVLPPNTAQEQVYDACAKQIVKDVLGGYNGTIFAYGQTSSGKTHTMEGKLHDSQLMGIIPRIARDIFDHIYSMDENLEFHIKVSYFEIYLDKIRDLLDVSKINLAVHEDKNKVPYVKGCTERFVSSPEEVMDVIDEGKSNRHVAVTNMNEHSSRSHSIFLINIKQENVETELKLSGKLYLVDLAGSEKVSKTGAEGSVLDEAKNINKSLSALGNVISALAEGTKTHVPYRDSKMTRILQDSLGGNCRTTIIICASPSVYNEAETKSTLMFGQRAKTIKNTVSVNQELTAEEWKKKYEKEKEKTKGLKYVIQKLETELKRWRKGEAVPVEEQLSSKEKKSNSGDAMATPMIDTIAPPPVPLLDEEKTRYEGLITDLYQQLDDKDDEINQHSQLAEKFKEQMIDQDELLVSARKDYEKLQEDLSRLQRENEVAKEEVKEVLQALEELAVNYDHKSQEVENNNRSNNQLSEELNQKSTTLEGVQRELSSLQELSSHHKKRAAEILSLLLRDLSEIGGIIGTSDLKMMEVNEVIEEEFTMARLYISKMKSEVKSLVNRSKQLESSLVDTSRKMQANEKELASCQLLISQHQAKIKSLTDYMQNMEQKKRQLEESQDSLMEELHALHAQEKMKEVHVMDKQKEHLTKLQDAVEMKKTLEEQMENHREVHQKQLSRLRDEIDHKQRVLDELKDLNQGLQLEQRKLQSDNDKLKAEELEKDEQLQKLVFMNEKREQAKEDLKGLEETVAKELQTLHNLRRLFIQELTSRVSMSAEMDNDEAGGSLAQRQRITFLENNLEQLTKVHKQLVRDNADLRCELPKLEKRLRATAERVKALEAALREAKESAMRDRKRYLQEVDRIKEAMLSKNASRRGHSAQIAKPIRAGHQQHSTSSPSAGHSIRGGSIRGGGGVSSPHHHRHPASPSPHRQQQQQQQQQHRSK; from the exons ATGGCGGATGCTGCTGAGTGCGGTGTAAAAGTGATGTGCCGATTCAGGCCTTTAAATGAATCGGAAACCAACAGAGGAGACAAATACATCCCGAAATTCAAAGGCGAAGACACGGTGGTAATAACG GGCAAGCCTTATGTGTTTGACCGAGTCCTGCCACCCAACACAGCCCAGGAGCAGGTCTACGATGCCTGTGCCAAGCAGATCGTCAAAG ATGTGTTGGGTGGCTACAATGGAACCATCTTTGCCTATGGCCAGACCTCGTCAGGCAAGACTCACACCATGGAG GGCAAGCTCCATGACTCCCAGCTGATGGGTATCATCCCCCGTATCGCCAGGGACATCTTTGACCACATCTACTCCATGGACGAGAACCTGGAGTTCCACATcaag GTCTCCTATTTTGAAATCTACTTAGACAAAATCAGAGACTTATTGGATG TGTCAAAGATCAACCTAGCAGTGCATGAGGACAAAAACAAGGTTCCCTATGTTAAG GGCTGTACGGAACGCTTTGTGTCCAGTCCAGAAGAGGTTATGGATGTCATTGATGAAGGAAAATCCAATCGTCACGTGGCTGTTACAA ACATGAATGAGCACAGTTCTCGCAGTCACAGCATCTTCCTGATCAACATCAAGCAGGAGAACGTAGAGACAGAACTGAAGCTGTCAGGAAAACTCTACTTGGTGGATCTGGCTGGCAGTGAGAAG GTCAGTAAAACTGGGGCAGAGGGATCTGTGTTGGACGAGGCCAAGAATATCAATAAGTCCCTCTCCGCCCTGGGGAACGTCATATCAGCTCTGGCCGAGGGAACT AAAACCCACGTGCCCTACAGAGACAGTAAGATGACCCGTATCCTGCAGGACTCTCTGGGGGGAAACTGTAGGACCACCATCATCATTTGTGCCTCCCCCTCTGTCTACAATGAGGCTGAGACCAAGTCCACCCTCATGTTTGGACAGAG AGCTAAGACCATTAAGAACACAGTGTCAGTGAACCAAGAGCTGACAGCTGAGGAGTGGAAGAAGAAGTatgagaaggagaaagagaagactAAAGGCTTGAAATACGTGATCCAGAAGCTTGAGACCGAGCTCAAACGCTGGAGGAAAG GTGAGGCTGTTCCAGTGGAGGAACAGCTGAGCAGTAAGGAGAAGAAGAGCAACAGTGGTGACGCAATGGCCACGCCCATGATTGACACTATCGCCCCACCGCCTGTCCCGCTATTGGACGAGGAGAAGACCCGATACGAGGGGCTCATCACCGACTTGTACCAGCAGCTGGATGACAAG GATGATGAGATCAACCAACACAGTCAGCTGGCAGAGAAGTTCAAAGAGCAGATGATCGATCAAGATGAG CTGCTGGTTTCGGCCCGTAAGGACTATGAGAAGCTGCAGGAGGACCTGTCCAGGCTGCAGAGGGAGAACGAGGTGGCCAAAGAGGAGGTGAAGGAGGTGCTGCAGGCCCTGGAGGAGCTTGCTGTTAACTACGACCACAAGAGCCAGGAAGTGGAGAACAACAAccgctccaacaaccagctcagCGAGGAACTCAACCAGAAGAGC ACCACTCTGGAGGGGGTGCAGAGGGAGCTGTCCAGTCTACAGGAGCTCAGCAGTCACCATAAGAAGAGAGCAGCAGAGATCCTCAGTCTACTGCTCCGAGACCTCAGTGAGATAGGAGGCATCATCGGCACCAGTGACCTCAAG ATGATGGAGGTGAATGAGGTCATCGAGGAGGAGTTCACCATGGCCCGTCTTTACATCAGTAAGATGAAGTCGGAGGTCAAGTCTCTGGTGAACCGCAGCAAACAGCTGGAGAGCTCCCTTGTCGACACCTCCCGCAAGATGCAGGCCAATGAGAAGGAGCTGGCCTCCTGTCAGTTACTCATCTCCCAG CACCAGGCTAAGATCAAGTCTCTGACAGACTACATGCAGAACATGGAGCAGAAGAAGAGACAGCTGGAAGAAAGCCAGGACTCCCTGATGGAAGAGCTACACGCACTACATGCACAGG agaaaaTGAAAGAGGTACATGTGATGGATAAGCAGAAGGAGCACCTGACCAAACTGCAGGATGCAGTGGAGATGAAG AAGACCCTAGAGGAGCAGATGGAGAACCACAGAGAGGTGCATCAGAAGCAGCTGTCTCGCCTGCGGGATGAGATCGACCACAAGCAGAGGGTCCTGGACGAGCTCAAGGA TCTGAACCAGGGGTTGCAGCTGGAACAGAGGAAGCTGCAGTCAGACAATGACAAACTGAAGGCCGAGGAGCTGGAGAAGGACGAGCAACTGCAGAAGCTTGT CTTCATGaatgagaagagagagcaggCCAAGGAGGACCTGAAGGGGCTCGAAGAAACTGTG GCCAAGGAGCTTCAGACCCTGCACAACCTGCGCAGGCTTTTCATCCAAGAGCTCACCTCCCGCGTCAGCATG AGTGCAGAAATGGATAATGATGAGGCTGGGGGCAGCCTGGCTCAGAGACAGAGGATCACCTTCCTGGAGAACAACCTGGAGCAGCTCACCAAGGTCCACAAACAG tTGGTGCGCGATAACGCCGACCTGCGCTGTGAGCTGCCCAAGCTGGAGAAGCGTCTGCGGGCTACGGCTGAGAGGGTCAAGGCCCTGGAAGCGGCCCTGAGGGAGGCCAAAGAGAGTGCCATGAGGGACCGCAAACGCTACCTGCAGGAGGTGGACCGCATCAAAGAGGCCATGCTCTCCAAGAACGCCTCCAGGAGGGGGCACTCTGCACAAATAG